In Lineus longissimus chromosome 13, tnLinLong1.2, whole genome shotgun sequence, one genomic interval encodes:
- the LOC135497686 gene encoding uncharacterized protein LOC135497686, whose protein sequence is MNDGTVSKKIGKKRTVGTASATDSQDQPTDYSGPPSSPISCSQKSVEDETTATSSCSSQDCEVEVFGGRKKKISPIKLPASASLWKDDTWWADGDVLMGSPLDLLRIKYDSEFIDNHIGADDEDDYKSIFEMANVKIDQDLEEKINKKQEEMTKWLPEKFNIENLDFEDTEKLKLSMSFLIYIMDKSNMDQQGYWIYHGCMAYLKRLKSIFEMCLAQPPAKPDEQTFTWLFCTFTQMLSIDLPSGGCMPRSLRVCGNDVKSIPDLRMLKVEDMKLKGCYEISVVTVGEVKKRTVSVVKDQEEQSDAAGDNLIKRRRLDKLKNTFSSDLRGQHAAELLVELPFSAVKGYYNDNLIFGLVIQATKVSLTCLRMKKEHLQELLEETSEVSPSHKANIFYTRPYDMLCAEDRKHLVYILTTLAKLAGHII, encoded by the exons ATGAATGATGGTACAGTGTCGAAAAAGATAGGTAAAAAACGTACAGTAGGAACTGCTAGTGCTACGGACTCGCAGGATCAGCCGACGGATTATTCGGGACCTCCGTCTTCTCCGATATCGTGTTCACAAAAAAGCGTGGAGGATGAAACCACTGCAACGAGTTCGTGTTCTTCACAAGATTGCGAAGTTGAAGTGTTCGGTgggagaaagaagaaaataagtCCAATAAAACTGCCAGCATCGGCCAGTTTATGGAAGGATGATACTTGGTGGGCTGATGGGGACGTGCTTATGGGGTCTCCTCTGGATTTATTGCGCATAAAATACGATAGTGAATTCATTGACAATCACATTGGCGCTGACGACGAGGATGACTATAAGAGTATATTCGAAATGGCCAATGTGAAGATCGACCAAGACCTGGaagaaaaaattaacaaaaaacaGGAAGAAATGACTAAATGGTTACCCGAGAAGTTCAACATCGAAAATCTGGACTTCGAAGACacagaaaaattgaaattaagcaTGAGCTTCCTAATATATATAATGGATAAAAG CAACATGGATCAACAAGGGTACTGGATATATCATGGATGTATGGCATACCTTAAAAGACtgaaaagtatctttgaaatgtGTTTAGCCCAACCACCTGCAAAACCTGATGAACAGACCTTCACTTGGCTTttctgtacatttacacagATGCTATCAATTGATTTGCC TTCCGGTGGATGTATGCCCCGTTCCTTGAGGGTGTGTGGTAATGATGTGAAATCTATCCCTGATTTGCGTATGCTGAAAGTTGAAGACATGAAACTGAAGGGATGTTATGAAATCTCTGTCGTCACTGTTGGTGAg GTGAAAAAACGCACTGTGAGTGTAGTGAAAGATCAGGAAGAACAATCTGATGCAGCAGGAGATAACTTGATAAAGCGACGTCGTCTTGACAaactgaaaaacacattttcaagtGATCTTCGTGGACAGCATGCTGCCGAGTTATTAGTTGAGCTTCCATTTTCAGCTGTGAAAGGTTATTACAACGACAACCTTATCTTTGGTTTGGTCATCCAGGCAACAAAG GTCAGTCTTACTTGTCTAAGGATGAAGAAAGAGCACCTGCAAGAGCTGCTTGAGGAGACAAGTGAAGTAAGTCCTTCACACAAGGCGAACATTTTTTACACTAGGCCGTATGATATGTTATGTGCAGAGGATCGAAAGCACTTGGTTTACATTTTGACAACTTTGGCTAAGCTTGCTGGTCATATTATATGA